A region of Solanum dulcamara chromosome 7, daSolDulc1.2, whole genome shotgun sequence DNA encodes the following proteins:
- the LOC129895347 gene encoding low affinity inorganic phosphate transporter 1-like, producing MAREQLEVLNALDVAKTQFYHFTAIVVAGMGFFTDAYDLFCISLVTKLLGRIYYHRDGSPKPGTLPPNVSAAVNGVAFCGTLAGQLFFGWLGDKLGRKKIYGMTLMIMVLCSVASGLSFGHTPKSVMATLCFFRFWLGFGIGGDYPLSATIMSEYANKRTRGAFIAAVFAMQGFGILVGGMVAIVVSALFNAGYPAPSYQHNAVASTVSETDVVWRVILMLGALPALLTYYWRMKMPETARYTALVAKNAKKAAIDMSRVLQTEIEAEQEKVPKEIGSDFGLFTLQFLRRHGLHLLGTTSTWFLLDIAFYSQNLFQKDIFSAIGWIPPPETMNALEEVYRIARAQTLIALCSTIPGYWFTVVFIDKLGRFAIQLTGFIFMTMFMFALAIPYDHWTHKENRIGFVIMYSLTFFFANFGPNVTTFVVPAEIFPARLRSTCHGISAAAGKAGAMVGAFGFLYAAQSNDPNKTDSGYPPGIGVRNSLIVLGCINFIGMLFTLLVPESKGKSLEEMSKENETST from the coding sequence ATGGCTAGGGAGCAATTGGAAGTGCTAAATGCACTTGATGTGGCCAAAACACAATTTTATCACTTCActgctattgttgttgctggCATGGGTTTTTTCACTGATGCATATGACCTTTTCTGCATTTCTTTGGTCACGAAATTGCTCGGGCGAATTTACTATCACCGCGATGGTTCACCAAAGCCCGGGACCCTACCTCCTAACGTCTCCGCTGCTGTTAATGGTGTCGCGTTTTGTGGAACCCTCGCGGGACAATTGTTCTTCGGATGGCTTGGTGATAAGTTAGGTAGGAAAAAAATTTATGGAATGACACTTATGATTATGGTCCTTTGTTCAGTTGCCTCTGGACTCTCATTTGGCCATACGCCTAAAAGCGTTATGGCTACGCTTTGTTTCTTCCGGTTTTGGCTTGGATTTGGTATTGGTGGCGATTACCCTTTATCCGCCACCATCATGTCTGAATACGCCAATAAAAGGACGCGTGGCGCGTTTATAGCTGCCGTGTTTGCAATGCAAGGTTTCGGTATCTTGGTTGGAGGAATGGTGGCGATTGTTGTATCCGCTTTGTTTAATGCAGGGTACCCTGCCCCATCATATCAACACAATGCTGTTGCTTCTACTGTCTCCGAGACTGATGTCGTGTGGCGTGTTATCTTAATGCTTGGCGCTCTCCCGGCTTTACTAACGTATTATTGGCGTATGAAGATGCCTGAGACAGCGCGTTACACGGCCTTAGTGGCCAAAAACGCGAAAAAAGCCGCTATTGACATGTCTAGAGTGCTACAAACCGAAATAGAGGCAGAGCAAGAAAAAGTTCCGAAAGAAATTGGGAGTGATTTCGGGTTGTTTACTTTACAATTCCTCCGTCGCCACGGGCTTCACTTGCTCGGAACGACGAGTACGTGGTTTTTATTGGATATTGCTTTTTATAGTCAAAATCTTTTTCAAAAAGACATTTTCAGTGCCATCGGGTGGATACCTCCACCCGAAACAATGAACGCGCTGGAAGAAGTTTATAGAATTGCAAGAGCGCAAACTCTTATCGCTCTTTGTAGTACCATCCCGGGGTACTGGTTTACTGTAGTATTCATCGATAAATTAGGTCGATTCGCGATCCAGTTGACGGGGTTTATCTTCATGACCATGTTCATGTTCGCGTTGGCCATTCCTTATGATCATTGGACACATAAGGAAAACAGGATTGGATTTGTGATCATGTATTCCCTGACTTTTTTCTTTGCTAATTTTGGTCCTAACGTGACCACATTTGTTGTCCCCGCGGAGATTTTTCCCGCGAGGCTACGGTCAACGTGTCACGGAATTTCGGCAGCGGCTGGCAAAGCAGGGGCAATGGTTGGTGCATTTGGATTTCTTTATGCTGCACAATCAAATGATCCAAACAAGACTGACTCTGGCTACCCTCCTGGTATTGGTGTGAGGAATTCATTGATTGTCTTAGGTTGTATTAATTTCATTGGAATGTTGTTTACATTGTTGGTGCCTGAATCTAAAGGGAAATCATTGGAGGAAATGTCAAAGGAAAATGAAACATCAACATGA